A section of the Paenibacillus odorifer genome encodes:
- a CDS encoding AraC family transcriptional regulator, whose protein sequence is MDRVLYIVSATHELNTYIPPHQHECYELVYYLQGVGTTNVGPRSYHFRSSSFALVPPNHKHDEHHREDANVLFVGFHSEHPNMSNLLGVYEDDKDQTVLQILLRMKAEFTRKQDGFSELLNLQMSEITVHLMRLLSASGYQSPSEDRVQYVLNYMNEHYRHKLSVETLSEMSGYSYDRFRHLFKERFGSSPLRYLLLKRLDYAKSLLRHTQMQISEVSAAAGFVNDAQFCNMFKREIGHTPRAFRINNQSG, encoded by the coding sequence ATGGATCGTGTTCTATATATTGTAAGTGCCACACATGAGCTAAATACTTATATCCCTCCACACCAGCATGAATGCTACGAACTGGTCTATTATTTACAGGGGGTAGGGACAACCAATGTTGGCCCACGAAGTTACCATTTTCGCTCCTCTTCTTTCGCGCTTGTGCCACCCAATCATAAACATGACGAGCACCACCGTGAGGATGCAAATGTATTATTTGTAGGCTTCCACTCGGAACACCCTAATATGAGTAATCTGCTCGGCGTATATGAAGATGATAAAGATCAGACCGTTCTTCAAATCCTGCTGCGAATGAAAGCAGAGTTTACACGCAAGCAAGACGGATTCTCTGAGCTTCTAAACCTACAAATGAGCGAGATTACCGTCCATCTTATGAGGCTTCTTAGTGCCTCTGGATATCAATCCCCATCAGAAGATCGAGTACAATATGTCCTTAATTATATGAATGAGCATTATCGCCATAAATTGTCCGTCGAAACACTATCAGAAATGTCCGGATATAGCTACGATCGTTTTCGCCATCTATTTAAAGAACGTTTCGGGTCTTCACCCCTGCGGTATTTGCTGTTAAAACGCCTGGATTATGCAAAATCTCTATTACGTCATACTCAGATGCAAATCTCTGAAGTATCTGCTGCTGCAGGTTTTGTGAACGATG
- a CDS encoding ABC transporter ATP-binding protein — protein MYKALLEMRGITKVYPNGVVANKDVHFSLREGEIHAIAGENGAGKSTLMKIMFGMEEPSEGEIYIKGEKVKLQSAQDAIDRGIGMVHQHFMLVPSFTVAENMVLGMEPRRGVGINYAEAVRMTEETARKYNLAVDPKAKVEDLTVGMKQKVEILKALLRGAKILVLDEPTAVLTPQETEELFRELKQLREQGHTIVFISHKLKEVKAICDRITIMRSGRSEGVFQTQDVTEQEISRLMVGRDVVLKYDKEILAVSEPVLTVQGLSVNDADGKALLSDINFAVRGGQIVGIAGVEGNGQTQLIEALTGSLRGVSSQGSVLVKGKDIRESDILDIRKLGVSYIPEDRMRQGIASEASIADNLLSTQYRTKAMNKGLFLNGSRIAKLAVSLVEEFKVRCSGPSQPIGMLSGGNMQKVVVARECSTEPQLLIAEQPTRGVDIGAAQFIHQKLLELRSDDCAILLVSADLNEILEISDSLLVMYEGKIVAFFEEPSKVSEEELGLYMLGIHRQDEEHIGRAVNHV, from the coding sequence ATGTACAAAGCTCTGCTGGAAATGCGGGGAATTACCAAGGTATATCCCAATGGCGTCGTTGCAAATAAAGACGTGCATTTTTCTTTACGTGAGGGAGAAATACATGCGATTGCAGGTGAGAACGGTGCTGGTAAATCGACTTTAATGAAGATTATGTTCGGCATGGAAGAGCCAAGTGAAGGCGAGATCTATATCAAGGGTGAAAAAGTAAAGCTGCAATCCGCTCAGGACGCCATTGATAGAGGCATCGGCATGGTCCATCAGCATTTCATGTTGGTACCTTCTTTTACGGTGGCAGAGAATATGGTGCTGGGTATGGAGCCGCGCAGAGGAGTTGGCATTAATTATGCCGAGGCTGTGCGCATGACGGAAGAGACCGCAAGGAAATACAATCTGGCCGTGGATCCTAAAGCAAAAGTAGAGGATCTTACAGTTGGGATGAAGCAAAAGGTTGAGATTCTTAAGGCGCTGCTGCGTGGTGCGAAAATTCTGGTGCTTGATGAGCCGACTGCGGTGTTGACTCCACAGGAAACAGAGGAATTGTTCCGCGAGCTTAAGCAATTAAGGGAACAGGGTCATACGATAGTTTTTATTTCGCACAAATTAAAGGAAGTCAAAGCGATTTGCGACAGAATTACGATTATGCGCAGCGGCCGTAGTGAAGGTGTTTTTCAAACACAGGATGTGACAGAACAGGAAATCTCGCGACTAATGGTCGGCAGAGACGTCGTGCTGAAATATGACAAAGAGATTCTGGCTGTTAGTGAGCCAGTACTAACGGTGCAGGGACTCAGTGTGAATGATGCAGATGGCAAAGCATTATTGTCGGATATCAATTTTGCGGTACGTGGTGGGCAGATCGTTGGGATTGCTGGTGTAGAAGGCAACGGGCAGACACAGCTCATTGAAGCTCTTACAGGTAGCTTGAGAGGTGTCTCAAGTCAGGGCTCTGTACTAGTGAAGGGAAAGGATATCCGTGAATCGGATATTTTGGATATTCGTAAGCTAGGCGTTTCCTATATACCGGAGGATCGGATGCGGCAAGGGATCGCTAGTGAGGCAAGTATAGCTGATAATCTGCTATCTACTCAGTATCGTACAAAAGCAATGAATAAAGGTCTTTTTTTGAATGGCTCACGAATTGCCAAGCTAGCAGTATCCCTTGTAGAGGAATTTAAAGTCCGCTGTTCAGGACCTTCTCAGCCCATAGGAATGTTGTCAGGTGGTAACATGCAGAAGGTAGTCGTAGCTAGAGAGTGTTCGACTGAACCGCAGCTGCTTATTGCAGAACAGCCGACACGGGGTGTGGATATAGGCGCAGCCCAGTTCATACATCAAAAGTTGTTGGAATTACGTTCAGACGATTGCGCGATTTTGCTAGTGTCGGCAGATTTGAATGAGATCTTGGAGATCAGCGATAGTCTGTTAGTAATGTACGAGGGTAAGATTGTTGCCTTTTTCGAGGAGCCATCTAAGGTTAGTGAGGAAGAATTAGGTCTTTATATGCTGGGGATTCATCGACAGGACGAGGAGCACATCGGGAGGGCCGTAAATCATGTTTAA
- a CDS encoding BMP family ABC transporter substrate-binding protein: protein MNKKVLSLLLLMVMVLVTACGNNTSNNGSSANTGSNAAEGGETGSGDKLKVVLLIPGTLGDKSFFDSANNGLQKVKDELGAVTKVVEMGVDKTKWEPTFNDIASEDWDVIISGGSEITEMFNATAELYPDKKFINYDTDIDEAPDNMYNMSYATNEVSFLAGAVAALATQSDMPNATPENVIGFVGGMDIPGINAFLVGYIQGAQYVDPDVKVAVSYAGDFVNPAKGKELSLIQYNSGVDVIFNVAGGTGLGIFDAAKEKKKYAIGVDSDQAMLINDTDSEKANLIVTSSIKKIDTAILGAVKRLQEGTLEMGKRDVLSFVDDGVGIAENDIYKNVFPADLQAKVEEVKQKLINKEIKVDNAMGMETAEVEAIRNAVKP from the coding sequence ATGAATAAAAAAGTTCTTTCTTTGTTGTTATTAATGGTGATGGTTCTGGTCACAGCATGTGGGAATAACACGTCCAATAACGGTTCTTCTGCGAATACTGGATCAAACGCTGCTGAGGGTGGAGAAACAGGTTCAGGGGATAAACTCAAGGTTGTATTGCTGATTCCGGGGACACTTGGGGATAAATCATTTTTTGATTCCGCTAATAACGGCTTGCAAAAGGTTAAGGATGAACTAGGTGCAGTAACAAAGGTTGTTGAAATGGGCGTTGATAAAACGAAATGGGAGCCAACATTTAACGATATCGCTTCCGAGGATTGGGATGTAATTATTTCTGGCGGTTCTGAAATTACTGAGATGTTTAATGCAACGGCAGAATTGTATCCAGACAAAAAATTCATTAATTATGATACCGACATCGATGAAGCACCAGATAACATGTACAACATGTCTTATGCGACAAATGAAGTATCTTTCTTGGCAGGTGCCGTAGCAGCATTAGCTACACAATCGGATATGCCGAATGCTACCCCTGAGAATGTGATTGGGTTTGTGGGCGGTATGGATATTCCGGGGATTAATGCTTTCTTGGTCGGTTACATTCAAGGTGCTCAGTATGTTGATCCTGATGTAAAAGTGGCTGTGTCGTACGCTGGTGATTTTGTTAACCCGGCAAAAGGTAAGGAGCTGTCTCTAATTCAATATAACTCCGGCGTGGATGTTATTTTTAACGTGGCTGGGGGTACAGGTCTTGGGATCTTTGACGCAGCTAAAGAAAAGAAAAAATATGCAATCGGTGTAGACTCCGATCAGGCAATGTTGATTAACGATACGGATAGTGAAAAAGCAAATCTAATCGTTACTTCATCTATTAAAAAGATTGATACGGCTATTCTAGGTGCAGTGAAGAGATTGCAAGAGGGAACGCTAGAAATGGGCAAACGTGATGTGTTGAGCTTTGTAGATGATGGTGTAGGTATTGCTGAGAATGATATTTATAAAAATGTATTCCCGGCTGATCTTCAGGCCAAGGTTGAAGAAGTGAAGCAAAAGCTGATCAATAAAGAAATTAAAGTGGATAATGCGATGGGGATGGAAACCGCAGAGGTAGAAGCTATTCGTAACGCAGTTAAGCCTTAA